A window of Sutcliffiella cohnii contains these coding sequences:
- a CDS encoding PTS mannitol transporter subunit IICBA, translating into MAQSNIKVAVQKFGNFLSSMVMPNIGAFIAWGLITALFIPTGFFPNEKLGSLVGPMVTYLLPLLIGYTGGKLVHDQRGGVVGAIATMGVIVGAPDTPMFLGAMIMGPLGAYVMKKFDQTIEGKVRSGFEMLVNNFSAGILGGILAVLAFLGIGPAVQAFTKVLVAGVDWLIAAGLLPLTSILIEPAKILFLNNAINHGVMTPIGLEQVQSAGRSILFLLEANPGPGFGVLLAFMIFGRGMAKQSAAGAGIIHFFGGIHEIYFPYVLMKPMLLVSVILGGMSGVFTLVLLGGGLVAPASPGSILAIMAVTPPEGMAYVANIAAIAVATTVSFIISAIILKTGKQTEEDINEATKKMKEMKGKKGSDSNETAVAANNGTFPTEVNKIVFACDAGMGSSAMGASLLRKKVKEAGLNINVTNTAISNIPADTEVVITQEELTPRAQNKIPTAFHISVDNFLSSPEYDHLIARLQNDITGEQAELIEESQEDAVGVEPNMDNDDDMLLEENIFIGKEFANKEEAIRFAGEVLVKAGYVEDSYVDAMIDRENMTSTYMGNNVAIPHGTEEAKKAVIKSGFTVIQVPNGVDFNGEQAKLIFGIAGKDGTHLDILSGIAIICSEQENVDKMVQAKTVKELKEIINSK; encoded by the coding sequence ATGGCTCAATCAAATATTAAAGTTGCAGTTCAGAAGTTCGGTAACTTTTTAAGTTCTATGGTAATGCCTAATATCGGTGCTTTTATTGCATGGGGATTAATTACGGCATTATTCATTCCTACTGGCTTCTTCCCGAATGAAAAGCTCGGAAGTTTAGTAGGACCAATGGTTACTTACTTGTTACCTCTATTAATTGGTTATACAGGTGGTAAATTAGTACACGACCAACGTGGTGGTGTAGTAGGTGCTATTGCAACGATGGGGGTTATCGTCGGAGCTCCTGATACACCGATGTTCCTAGGCGCAATGATTATGGGACCACTTGGTGCATACGTTATGAAAAAGTTTGACCAAACAATCGAAGGGAAAGTTAGATCAGGCTTTGAAATGCTCGTTAACAACTTCTCTGCTGGTATTCTTGGTGGAATACTTGCTGTTCTTGCATTTTTAGGTATAGGCCCTGCTGTGCAAGCGTTCACAAAAGTTTTAGTAGCAGGTGTTGACTGGTTAATTGCAGCGGGATTACTTCCTTTAACGAGTATCCTCATTGAACCAGCAAAAATTCTGTTTTTAAATAATGCTATTAATCACGGAGTTATGACGCCTATAGGATTAGAACAAGTTCAAAGTGCTGGACGTTCCATTCTATTCCTACTAGAGGCAAACCCAGGACCAGGTTTTGGTGTGTTATTAGCATTTATGATATTTGGAAGAGGAATGGCGAAACAATCCGCAGCGGGAGCTGGAATCATCCACTTCTTCGGTGGAATTCACGAAATTTATTTTCCGTACGTTTTAATGAAGCCGATGCTTCTCGTTTCTGTTATTTTAGGTGGTATGAGTGGCGTCTTTACACTAGTACTTTTAGGTGGAGGACTTGTTGCTCCGGCATCTCCAGGTAGTATTTTAGCAATTATGGCTGTAACTCCGCCAGAAGGAATGGCGTATGTAGCGAACATAGCAGCAATTGCTGTCGCAACAACTGTTTCGTTTATAATATCTGCCATCATTCTTAAAACAGGTAAGCAAACGGAAGAAGATATAAATGAAGCAACGAAAAAGATGAAGGAAATGAAAGGGAAAAAAGGTTCTGATTCAAATGAAACAGCAGTAGCGGCTAACAACGGAACTTTCCCAACAGAAGTAAACAAAATCGTTTTTGCATGTGACGCAGGTATGGGATCAAGTGCAATGGGTGCTTCTCTTCTTCGTAAAAAGGTGAAAGAAGCTGGCTTAAATATAAACGTTACTAATACTGCAATCAGTAACATCCCAGCTGACACGGAAGTCGTTATCACCCAAGAAGAATTAACACCTCGTGCCCAAAATAAAATACCAACTGCTTTTCACATTTCAGTAGATAACTTCTTATCTAGTCCTGAGTACGATCATTTAATTGCAAGGTTACAAAATGATATTACAGGAGAACAGGCTGAGCTTATCGAGGAATCACAAGAAGATGCAGTAGGCGTAGAGCCTAACATGGATAACGATGACGATATGTTATTAGAAGAAAACATCTTTATCGGAAAAGAATTTGCGAATAAAGAAGAAGCAATCCGTTTTGCTGGAGAAGTGCTAGTAAAAGCAGGATACGTTGAAGATAGTTATGTAGATGCCATGATTGACCGTGAAAATATGACATCTACTTACATGGGGAATAATGTAGCTATTCCACACGGTACAGAAGAAGCGAAAAAAGCGGTTATTAAATCAGGCTTTACGGTGATTCAAGTACCGAACGGGGTAGACTTTAACGGTGAACAGGCAAAACTAATCTTCGGTATTGCTGGTAAAGACGGAACTCATTTAGACATCCTTTCTGGTATTGCTATCATTTGTTCGGAACAGGAAAATGTTGATAAAATGGTACAAGCAAAAACGGTAAAAGAACTGAAAGAAATTATTAATAGTAAGTAA
- a CDS encoding BglG family transcription antiterminator translates to MFITSREKNIINLIVRTSRKHTVSTLSSFLNVSGRTVQRDLKSIEKILDKFHLQLNRTANDGLFIEGKNEDIYKLIQNLATIHPTDITPEERKLNLLLTLLHEGPSFKIQGLAHDIGVSGATLATYVDELAEWLRKFSIKLIKKRGVGIELIAEEANKRHALASYILVYFYEELIDSLYQLQQGKYTNKEILGYFSPRDLLMIDQLVNQKMQKDQARLADSDYIGLVVHICITIQRTKNNYVLTQEYDSENELTAEYRLIENICNELEEKLYMQISKSDRHFLTVILKGSKVQGTDVVLYDSVHLGKLIKKVIEDISTKLHVNLSHDFSLYQGLLAHMEPSIFRIKQKLDIFNPLTDEIKRKYPVLFMAVKKSLEQVFIDIDFPEDEVAFIVLHFGSALLMNEEEVKINAVVVCPTGIGASKMLASRIQKELMEIKDIEILSINDFQSATLDEYDVVISTVRLPFTNVDYILVSPLLREEDIDTIKSYLQNNIEKVTRKKSYLNTDQKDTFKHDRTDVKVLLQEIKDVQSSMDSILNNLRVVRKQNVDDHWNTIKEVVKDAEQEGLHTNTSSVVQQLMARERQGGLGIPNTNMALFHCRDNHIKELIFQIAHIDTPYTIKGMDGQEVQMKSLLLMLAPVHMSEREQEILSMISTSLIESDVSMMIYSSSNEALIRRKLEDLFLDYLQNNLIKE, encoded by the coding sequence ATGTTTATTACCTCGAGGGAAAAAAACATTATCAATTTAATTGTGAGAACTTCTAGAAAGCATACCGTTTCAACACTATCTTCGTTTTTAAATGTTAGTGGAAGAACGGTCCAACGGGATCTAAAATCGATAGAAAAAATATTAGATAAATTTCATTTGCAATTAAATCGTACTGCTAACGATGGTCTTTTTATTGAAGGTAAAAATGAAGATATTTATAAGCTAATCCAAAATTTAGCTACTATACATCCGACTGATATAACTCCTGAAGAACGAAAGTTAAACTTGCTCCTTACTTTACTACATGAAGGTCCGTCCTTTAAAATACAAGGGCTGGCTCATGATATTGGTGTTAGTGGAGCAACTTTAGCAACATATGTAGATGAATTAGCAGAGTGGCTACGGAAATTTTCTATTAAGCTTATAAAAAAAAGAGGCGTTGGGATTGAACTCATTGCCGAAGAAGCGAACAAAAGGCACGCTCTAGCCAGCTATATTTTAGTTTATTTCTATGAAGAATTAATAGATAGCTTATATCAACTTCAACAAGGAAAATACACTAATAAAGAGATTCTTGGATATTTTTCTCCAAGAGATTTATTAATGATTGATCAGCTAGTGAATCAAAAAATGCAGAAAGATCAAGCGAGATTAGCAGACAGTGACTATATTGGCCTCGTCGTTCACATTTGTATTACCATTCAACGAACAAAAAATAATTATGTTTTAACTCAAGAGTATGATTCGGAAAATGAACTTACTGCTGAATATCGTTTAATAGAAAATATTTGTAATGAATTAGAAGAAAAACTATATATGCAGATTAGTAAAAGTGATCGGCATTTTCTAACTGTCATACTAAAGGGCTCGAAAGTTCAAGGTACAGACGTCGTATTATACGATAGCGTTCATTTAGGAAAATTAATAAAGAAAGTAATTGAAGACATCTCTACAAAGCTGCATGTAAATTTATCACATGATTTTTCGCTTTATCAAGGTTTATTAGCACATATGGAGCCTTCTATTTTTCGGATTAAGCAAAAACTAGATATATTTAATCCGTTAACAGATGAGATAAAAAGGAAATACCCAGTTCTATTTATGGCTGTGAAAAAGAGCTTGGAACAAGTATTTATAGACATCGATTTTCCTGAAGATGAAGTCGCTTTTATCGTTCTTCATTTTGGCTCAGCACTTTTAATGAATGAAGAGGAAGTTAAAATAAACGCTGTAGTCGTCTGCCCGACTGGTATAGGTGCTTCAAAAATGCTAGCAAGTAGAATTCAAAAAGAATTAATGGAAATTAAAGATATAGAAATACTATCTATAAATGATTTTCAAAGCGCTACTTTGGATGAATACGATGTTGTCATATCAACAGTAAGACTACCTTTTACAAATGTTGATTATATTTTAGTAAGCCCTTTGTTACGTGAGGAAGATATCGATACGATTAAAAGTTACCTTCAAAATAATATAGAAAAAGTAACACGGAAAAAAAGTTATTTAAACACGGATCAAAAAGATACGTTTAAACATGATCGAACGGATGTAAAAGTACTTCTACAAGAAATAAAAGATGTCCAGTCTAGTATGGATTCTATTTTAAATAATTTAAGAGTCGTTCGAAAGCAAAATGTTGATGATCACTGGAACACGATAAAAGAAGTAGTAAAAGACGCGGAACAAGAGGGATTACATACAAATACTTCTAGTGTTGTACAACAATTAATGGCAAGGGAAAGACAGGGCGGCCTTGGTATCCCTAATACGAATATGGCGCTATTTCATTGTCGTGATAATCATATAAAAGAACTTATATTCCAAATTGCACATATCGACACCCCTTACACAATTAAAGGAATGGATGGCCAGGAAGTACAAATGAAAAGCTTGTTGCTAATGCTAGCTCCGGTACATATGAGTGAAAGAGAACAAGAAATACTTAGCATGATTAGTACGAGTTTAATCGAAAGTGATGTATCGATGATGATTTATTCATCTTCCAACGAAGCACTCATTCGACGGAAGTTAGAAGATTTGTTTTTAGACTATCTTCAAAATAATTTGATAAAGGAATGA
- a CDS encoding mannitol-1-phosphate 5-dehydrogenase, whose amino-acid sequence MKQAVHFGAGNIGRGFIGALFSQSSYHVTFVDIAEQIINKLNEEKSYKVVLATNQKETIQIDNVSGLNNMTQEQEVITAIKEATYLTTAIGPNILPRIAPLMARGITERVAQTDEKKLYVIACENQIGATDILKQHILDNLDEETKAKIEGKVHFFNSAVDRIVPIQDQDSLDVLVEPYYEWVVEAKESIPHVEGMTIVEDLAPFIERKLFTVNTGHAVIAYLGYLAGKSTIDETLADDAVANQVRETLKETGAYLVKEYGIDETEHLSYINKNIERFKNPFLNDGVTRVGRSPIRKLGPEDRLIRPATQAEKAGLPFENLAKAIAAALLFDNPEDQEAMEIQSMIKEHGPEYVLKTVSKLEENSEIAKEVIRAYDMLKSNASEA is encoded by the coding sequence TTGAAACAAGCGGTTCACTTTGGAGCAGGAAATATCGGTAGAGGTTTCATTGGGGCATTATTTTCTCAATCAAGTTACCATGTAACTTTTGTTGATATTGCTGAACAAATAATAAATAAACTAAACGAAGAAAAAAGCTATAAAGTTGTATTAGCTACGAATCAAAAGGAAACGATTCAAATCGACAACGTTTCCGGATTAAACAACATGACACAAGAACAAGAAGTTATCACTGCCATTAAAGAAGCTACTTACTTAACGACAGCAATCGGCCCAAACATTTTACCGAGAATTGCACCTTTAATGGCTCGTGGAATTACAGAGCGCGTTGCTCAAACCGATGAAAAAAAGCTTTACGTTATTGCTTGTGAAAATCAAATTGGTGCAACAGATATACTTAAGCAACACATTTTAGACAATCTAGACGAAGAAACAAAAGCGAAAATCGAAGGGAAAGTTCACTTCTTTAATTCTGCAGTTGACCGCATCGTGCCAATTCAAGACCAAGATTCGCTCGATGTACTCGTGGAGCCGTACTATGAATGGGTTGTAGAGGCAAAAGAGTCGATTCCACATGTTGAAGGTATGACAATTGTAGAAGACCTTGCTCCGTTTATTGAACGAAAACTATTTACCGTAAACACTGGACATGCGGTAATCGCATATTTAGGATATTTAGCAGGAAAATCAACTATCGATGAGACCCTTGCAGATGACGCAGTTGCCAACCAGGTTAGAGAAACATTAAAAGAAACAGGTGCTTATTTAGTAAAAGAATACGGCATTGATGAAACAGAACACCTATCTTACATTAATAAAAATATTGAACGATTCAAAAATCCATTTTTAAATGATGGCGTAACAAGAGTTGGACGTTCTCCAATTCGTAAACTAGGTCCGGAAGATAGACTTATTCGTCCTGCAACACAAGCAGAAAAAGCTGGGTTACCATTTGAGAACTTGGCAAAAGCAATTGCCGCAGCTCTTCTTTTTGACAATCCAGAAGACCAAGAAGCGATGGAAATTCAAAGTATGATTAAAGAACATGGACCGGAATATGTTCTAAAGACAGTTAGCAAATTAGAGGAAAATAGTGAAATTGCGAAAGAAGTAATTCGTGCGTATGATATGTTGAAAAGTAATGCATCCGAAGCGTAA
- a CDS encoding IS256 family transposase has translation MSHFNTDKLDLATILKISMQDLLKEKIETILREEIKSVLENEPVGEGNSRNGYYPRTLDTMYGRVEDLAVPRDRKGEFTTNMFEPYQRRMVAVDELVVQLYQHGVGVRQVGSILKNLLGEQYSPGTISNITSAVMEDVIEWQNRPLKKRYCALFLDALFVKIRRDTVAQEAVYIVLGITPEGHREILGFYVGGIESSNGWKEILQDLRNRGVQEVLLGVFDGLTGLEEAFRSIFPKADVQRCVIHKVRSTMNKARKKDQAELSTDLKKVYTSSTYVEAEKAFGELREKWKKRYSREIASWEEDLPVLLTFLRYPEEIQKYIYTTNLIERTIKEIRKRLKTMNSLPNIEAAEKITYLTSIDYNERWSRRKLSGFGLAHDQILKMFEERYPKA, from the coding sequence ATGTCCCATTTTAACACAGATAAATTAGATTTAGCCACTATCTTAAAAATTTCCATGCAGGATCTCCTAAAGGAGAAAATAGAAACTATCTTGCGCGAGGAGATCAAGAGTGTACTAGAGAACGAACCTGTCGGAGAAGGAAATTCCCGTAATGGATACTATCCGAGGACTCTCGACACTATGTATGGCCGCGTTGAAGATCTGGCTGTTCCCCGCGATCGTAAAGGTGAGTTCACGACTAATATGTTTGAGCCTTATCAAAGGCGAATGGTTGCAGTAGATGAGCTCGTTGTTCAACTTTATCAACACGGGGTTGGAGTCCGTCAGGTAGGGAGTATCTTGAAAAACTTGCTTGGGGAACAATATTCCCCTGGCACCATATCGAATATCACATCTGCCGTGATGGAGGATGTGATTGAATGGCAGAACCGCCCTTTAAAGAAGCGCTATTGTGCTTTATTTCTTGATGCTTTGTTTGTAAAGATTCGTAGAGATACAGTAGCCCAAGAAGCTGTCTATATTGTTCTAGGAATTACTCCGGAAGGCCACAGGGAAATCCTTGGTTTTTATGTCGGAGGAATAGAATCTTCAAATGGTTGGAAGGAAATCCTCCAGGACCTGCGCAACAGAGGAGTACAGGAAGTACTGCTAGGCGTTTTTGACGGACTGACTGGTCTCGAAGAGGCATTTCGTTCCATCTTTCCAAAAGCTGATGTTCAACGTTGTGTAATACACAAGGTCCGTTCCACTATGAATAAAGCACGTAAGAAGGATCAAGCTGAGCTAAGTACTGATTTAAAAAAAGTCTATACATCAAGCACATACGTAGAAGCTGAAAAAGCGTTCGGAGAGCTCAGGGAGAAATGGAAAAAGCGCTACAGTCGAGAAATAGCTTCCTGGGAAGAAGACCTTCCAGTACTCTTAACCTTTTTACGCTACCCTGAGGAAATCCAAAAGTACATCTACACTACAAATCTTATTGAGCGTACCATTAAGGAAATCCGCAAGAGGTTAAAAACCATGAATAGCCTGCCGAACATTGAAGCAGCTGAAAAGATTACGTACCTGACCTCTATCGACTATAACGAGCGCTGGTCAAGAAGAAAACTAAGTGGATTCGGCCTAGCTCATGATCAAATTTTAAAAATGTTTGAGGAGCGGTATCCCAAAGCCTAA
- a CDS encoding NUDIX hydrolase — protein sequence MEYVMELRKLVGHRPLILPGSVVLIINEQNQVLLQHRHDGGWGLPGGIMELGESLEETARREVKEETGLDIGELKLLGVYSGAEFYLKVSNGDELYSVTAVYQTRDVKGNIEMDQSESKALQYFHLNNLPEGLTDVYRKYMESYIQEVTK from the coding sequence ATGGAATACGTAATGGAATTAAGAAAGTTAGTCGGGCACCGACCTTTAATATTACCAGGTTCGGTTGTATTAATAATAAATGAACAGAATCAAGTGTTGTTGCAACATCGCCATGACGGAGGCTGGGGGTTACCAGGTGGAATTATGGAATTAGGAGAAAGTCTAGAGGAAACTGCGAGAAGAGAAGTGAAAGAAGAAACAGGGCTAGATATTGGTGAATTGAAACTACTAGGAGTTTACTCAGGTGCTGAATTTTATTTAAAGGTCAGTAATGGGGATGAATTATATTCGGTCACAGCTGTTTACCAAACACGTGATGTGAAAGGAAATATTGAGATGGATCAAAGCGAGTCAAAAGCTTTACAATATTTTCACTTAAACAATTTGCCAGAGGGATTAACGGATGTATATAGAAAATATATGGAGTCCTATATTCAAGAGGTAACAAAGTAA
- a CDS encoding aminoglycoside 6-adenylyltransferase yields the protein MYSVEERELYFQKLVKQLEESDLVEGVVQLGSGVKGYRDEFSDIDLMVCTVEEVEQLKDYVLQCLGEFNVAYMKAKRHSEQVYIIIAILENGLEFNISTLPTAYLNVRSPLWKVLVDKTGIVLKNMNFEHERFSNRQVKYYVTPDIAFEFVYFMRRLNIELKRNNLIYAMKIIEMLQGFILEVQALNENKKLHQFKAYDTLDPSFIRKYLLTYPNETNSENIQESAKKLKALFLEVIEKSDFARPDEKLMCLLEGGVAR from the coding sequence ATGTATAGTGTGGAAGAGAGAGAATTGTATTTTCAAAAATTAGTGAAACAATTGGAGGAGTCTGATTTAGTTGAAGGAGTTGTTCAATTAGGATCAGGGGTAAAGGGCTACCGTGATGAGTTTTCAGATATTGATTTAATGGTATGCACGGTTGAAGAGGTAGAGCAGTTGAAAGATTACGTTCTCCAATGCTTAGGAGAGTTCAACGTTGCTTATATGAAAGCGAAAAGACATAGTGAGCAAGTGTATATTATTATTGCTATTTTAGAAAATGGTTTAGAGTTTAATATTTCAACATTACCGACTGCCTATTTAAATGTTCGATCTCCGTTATGGAAGGTGTTAGTTGATAAGACGGGTATTGTACTAAAAAATATGAATTTTGAGCACGAGCGTTTTTCTAATAGACAAGTAAAATATTACGTTACACCAGATATCGCTTTTGAGTTTGTGTATTTTATGCGAAGGTTAAATATTGAGTTAAAACGAAATAATCTTATTTACGCAATGAAAATAATTGAAATGTTACAAGGATTTATTCTTGAGGTGCAGGCGCTGAATGAAAACAAAAAACTTCACCAGTTTAAAGCCTACGACACTTTGGACCCTAGTTTTATTAGAAAATATCTTCTAACCTATCCAAATGAAACTAATAGTGAAAATATACAAGAGTCCGCTAAAAAGTTAAAGGCTTTATTTTTGGAAGTAATCGAAAAAAGCGATTTTGCAAGGCCGGATGAAAAATTGATGTGTTTACTCGAGGGAGGAGTTGCCAGGTGA
- a CDS encoding GNAT family N-acetyltransferase yields MEQLHLIKPTMKLKEEYLSFYQEWVDSGENMVPWVIQRDPSNFEEMLQFIQDHENGVNLPKGWGPDSTFWLINENNRVLGAVNIRHRLTEFLLYQGGHIGYGIRPSERRKGYATKILALSLEKAKDLGITKALVVCDETNEASYKVIIKNGGEPDTDFVEDDGNVIKRLWINLSK; encoded by the coding sequence ATGGAACAACTACATTTAATTAAACCAACGATGAAACTCAAAGAGGAATATTTATCTTTCTACCAAGAATGGGTCGATAGTGGGGAAAATATGGTCCCTTGGGTTATCCAAAGGGACCCGTCAAACTTCGAAGAGATGCTTCAATTTATACAAGACCATGAAAATGGGGTAAACCTTCCTAAGGGCTGGGGACCGGACAGTACGTTTTGGTTAATTAATGAAAATAATAGAGTGCTAGGAGCGGTAAATATACGCCATCGGTTAACGGAATTTTTGTTATATCAAGGTGGGCATATTGGGTACGGAATTCGGCCGTCCGAAAGAAGAAAAGGGTATGCAACGAAAATATTAGCTTTATCACTTGAGAAGGCGAAAGACTTAGGCATTACTAAAGCACTTGTCGTTTGTGATGAAACGAATGAAGCGTCATATAAAGTGATCATAAAAAACGGTGGTGAACCAGATACAGACTTCGTTGAGGATGATGGTAACGTTATTAAGAGACTTTGGATTAATTTATCTAAATAA
- a CDS encoding RNA-guided endonuclease TnpB family protein: MIMAKTLRHKITNHSRIFDPTLNIYNEALAFIINVIDNEFDDLSDISTKSIVSAVEKLIHTTKSNPLPKYKEFNQRFYKFPSYFRRSAIATAFGKVKSYRSNYKNWLKEKEITLSEGKRFNKRPPRLQLEHKEFPVFYKTNMFQRTSDTTARIKVFHHNDWVWVDIEFRKQDLYKRDVWSWKEHNPKLVKVGKKYFLNISYSNRVALSKTEINSQKVCAVDLGITNSAVCSIVDAKGTVLARKFINQAKEKDRLYRMTNKLRKVQRESGWAAAPNYWRQIHGLQKHIINHTCHEIVKFAKENKCEVIVFEYLNKMRVPKGFWGAKKLRFKLRYWRKTAIQNKVKEMANYVGIRISRVNPRNTSALAFDGSGKVERNDKKDLAVFTTGKVYHADLSASYNIAARYFIRAYQKSLPEKVWLSLQAKVPVLANRTNQTLSSFISLTKAMEAPAVTY; encoded by the coding sequence ATGATAATGGCTAAAACGTTACGTCATAAGATTACGAATCATTCGAGAATTTTCGATCCCACATTAAATATTTATAACGAAGCATTAGCATTTATTATAAATGTTATAGACAACGAGTTTGATGATTTGAGTGACATTTCTACGAAGTCTATTGTCTCAGCAGTAGAAAAGCTAATACATACCACTAAATCAAATCCCCTTCCAAAATATAAAGAATTTAATCAGCGTTTTTATAAATTTCCTTCCTATTTTAGAAGAAGTGCAATAGCTACTGCTTTCGGGAAAGTAAAAAGCTATCGTTCGAATTATAAAAATTGGTTAAAGGAGAAGGAAATAACTCTTTCTGAAGGGAAGAGATTTAACAAGAGACCACCTCGATTACAACTAGAACACAAAGAATTTCCGGTGTTTTACAAAACTAATATGTTCCAAAGAACTTCAGACACTACTGCCCGTATCAAGGTGTTTCATCATAATGATTGGGTATGGGTGGACATAGAGTTTAGAAAACAAGATTTATATAAACGAGATGTCTGGAGCTGGAAAGAACATAACCCCAAGCTTGTTAAAGTTGGGAAAAAATATTTCTTAAACATCAGTTATTCGAACAGGGTGGCTCTAAGTAAGACAGAAATCAATAGCCAAAAAGTATGTGCAGTAGATTTAGGAATCACAAACTCTGCAGTTTGTTCCATCGTGGATGCAAAGGGCACTGTCTTGGCTCGAAAGTTTATTAATCAGGCGAAAGAAAAAGACCGTTTGTATCGGATGACAAATAAGCTTCGAAAAGTTCAGCGTGAATCCGGTTGGGCTGCTGCACCTAATTATTGGCGACAAATCCATGGTTTGCAAAAACACATTATTAATCATACGTGTCATGAAATTGTGAAATTTGCGAAAGAAAACAAATGTGAAGTTATTGTATTCGAATATCTTAACAAAATGAGAGTCCCGAAAGGTTTTTGGGGAGCAAAGAAACTTCGTTTCAAACTACGTTATTGGCGTAAAACAGCTATTCAAAACAAAGTCAAAGAAATGGCTAACTATGTAGGGATTAGAATATCCAGGGTAAATCCACGCAATACTAGCGCATTAGCATTTGATGGCTCTGGAAAAGTGGAACGAAACGATAAGAAAGACCTTGCTGTATTTACTACAGGTAAAGTTTATCATGCAGATCTTTCAGCTAGTTACAATATCGCAGCACGATATTTTATACGCGCTTACCAAAAATCCTTACCTGAAAAGGTATGGTTGTCTTTACAGGCAAAAGTTCCTGTTTTGGCAAATAGAACAAATCAGACCTTATCTTCATTCATTAGTCTAACAAAGGCAATGGAGGCACCGGCGGTGACCTATTAG
- a CDS encoding SOS response-associated peptidase, with product MCGRFTLITTFEYLISEFDIQLAFDEELFANSYNIAPTQQIVSIINDGTNNRMGHLKWGLIPSWAKDEKMASKMINARSETVDEKPSFKRSFYQRRCLIPMDSFYEWKRDGKAKIPMRIKMKDDSLFGVAGLWDTWKAPSGEAVHTCTVLTTEPNDLLTDIHDRMPVILPKEKQSIWLDPATKDKTELKSLLIPYNSDEMIAYEVSPKVNSTRNNSIDLIERV from the coding sequence ATGTGTGGCCGCTTTACGCTAATAACAACATTTGAATATTTAATTAGTGAGTTTGATATTCAGCTAGCGTTTGATGAAGAACTTTTCGCCAATAGTTACAATATCGCTCCTACGCAACAAATCGTGTCCATTATTAATGATGGAACAAATAACCGAATGGGGCATTTAAAATGGGGACTCATACCGTCTTGGGCGAAGGATGAGAAAATGGCTTCCAAAATGATCAATGCTCGTTCAGAGACAGTGGATGAAAAGCCAAGTTTTAAAAGGTCATTTTATCAAAGACGGTGTCTTATTCCGATGGATTCTTTTTACGAGTGGAAGCGGGATGGGAAAGCCAAAATACCTATGCGTATAAAAATGAAGGATGACTCGCTGTTTGGAGTGGCGGGACTATGGGATACGTGGAAAGCTCCTTCAGGGGAGGCGGTTCACACGTGCACGGTTTTGACGACAGAACCAAATGATTTATTGACTGATATACACGATCGAATGCCGGTTATTTTACCGAAAGAGAAGCAATCCATATGGCTAGATCCAGCAACTAAAGATAAGACGGAGCTAAAATCGTTACTCATTCCGTATAATTCGGATGAAATGATAGCTTACGAAGTTTCACCAAAAGTGAATTCGACACGGAATAATTCGATCGACTTAATTGAACGAGTTTAA
- a CDS encoding DUF6609 family protein — MPKTSIKREYNTQRTCGVWLMYIGLIIIISSLIGRDLLIQPYLFGIGYFVGFILILCLPFVNRKLAYGKSTKFQDNMDNVSILLNVVLCTASGLIIGFNDLRLFWLCIFIVVGIHFFGFYFSQGKIMLLLGFLTVLNGVIALFLNSVPFLIFAMIDGSLKLIVGLIMLNMKRTTHVPTYLHSKWLPK, encoded by the coding sequence TTGCCAAAAACGAGTATTAAGAGGGAGTATAATACGCAAAGAACTTGCGGAGTCTGGTTAATGTACATCGGACTAATTATTATAATCTCTTCGTTAATCGGAAGAGATTTATTAATACAACCGTATTTATTTGGAATCGGATATTTTGTTGGCTTCATACTTATTTTGTGTCTACCTTTTGTTAATCGAAAATTGGCTTATGGGAAAAGTACTAAATTTCAAGATAATATGGATAATGTGTCCATATTATTAAATGTAGTACTATGTACAGCTAGCGGATTGATAATAGGCTTTAACGATTTAAGACTGTTCTGGTTATGTATTTTTATAGTCGTTGGAATACACTTTTTTGGTTTTTATTTCTCACAAGGAAAAATAATGTTACTGTTAGGATTTTTAACCGTTTTAAATGGAGTGATTGCTTTATTTTTGAATAGTGTTCCTTTTCTAATTTTTGCAATGATTGATGGTAGTTTGAAGCTTATCGTTGGTTTAATAATGTTAAACATGAAGAGAACAACTCATGTACCAACTTATTTACATAGCAAATGGCTGCCCAAATAA